Proteins found in one Solitalea lacus genomic segment:
- a CDS encoding S28 family serine protease, protein MIRRVIGGVILFISVWAQLGYAQEQGVYEKLKQIPGVEVQVVNGSKLFKEYFILNIEQPIDFKKPKGAKFKQRVFLGFRDANAPTVIETEGYAGDRAENPNFQNEPAKLLNGNMVFVEHRYFSKSTPANPDWTTLTVEQAVNDYHRIRELLRPVFTGKWIATGISKGGQMSTAYRVFYPNDVNATIAYVAPINLELIDPRIEKHFSTVGTQETRDKLRAFQQVLLDRKKELLPYFEKLWAEKKIELKPFDAETVFDYEVLEYPFSFWQWGHKVDDIPDAGDAPEKVAGYLEGLVGGSYFTNAEIEKTGPAYYMFFHEFGYYDYKTDSFKGKLKQSSYPLNVFVPKNTQPSFDLGYINKLKKFIAKGGEDRMLFVYGELDPWGATQINLNGKKDNLKMVVENGSHAVRIKHLSNDQKELVYAALKKWVGVDIPVETVLQGK, encoded by the coding sequence ATGATTAGACGAGTTATAGGGGGGGTAATCCTGTTTATCTCAGTTTGGGCTCAATTAGGTTATGCCCAGGAACAAGGGGTGTATGAAAAGTTGAAGCAGATTCCGGGGGTTGAAGTCCAAGTTGTAAATGGGAGTAAGCTTTTCAAGGAATATTTCATCCTCAATATTGAGCAACCTATTGATTTTAAAAAGCCCAAAGGGGCAAAATTCAAACAACGTGTATTTTTAGGGTTTAGAGATGCTAATGCTCCTACAGTTATAGAAACTGAAGGCTATGCTGGTGACCGGGCTGAGAATCCCAACTTTCAAAATGAACCGGCAAAGTTGCTCAACGGTAATATGGTTTTTGTAGAGCATCGTTACTTTAGTAAATCAACCCCAGCAAATCCCGATTGGACAACTTTAACCGTGGAACAAGCGGTGAATGACTATCACCGAATAAGAGAATTGCTGAGACCTGTTTTTACAGGTAAATGGATAGCTACCGGAATAAGTAAAGGTGGACAAATGAGTACCGCATACCGTGTCTTTTATCCTAATGATGTTAATGCAACCATTGCTTACGTTGCACCAATTAATTTGGAGCTGATTGATCCTCGTATCGAAAAGCATTTTTCAACTGTTGGAACTCAGGAAACAAGGGATAAATTAAGGGCGTTTCAGCAGGTATTGTTGGACAGAAAAAAGGAGCTTTTGCCTTATTTTGAAAAACTTTGGGCCGAGAAAAAGATAGAACTAAAGCCTTTCGATGCAGAAACGGTATTCGATTATGAGGTTTTAGAATATCCATTCTCTTTCTGGCAATGGGGGCATAAAGTTGATGATATTCCTGATGCAGGAGATGCTCCGGAGAAGGTGGCTGGTTATTTAGAGGGCCTTGTTGGTGGGAGCTATTTCACCAATGCTGAAATCGAAAAGACTGGACCTGCTTATTATATGTTTTTTCATGAGTTTGGTTATTATGATTATAAAACAGATTCGTTTAAAGGTAAATTAAAGCAAAGCTCATATCCTCTTAATGTTTTTGTTCCCAAAAACACTCAACCGTCGTTTGATTTAGGATATATTAACAAGCTGAAGAAATTTATTGCAAAAGGAGGAGAAGATAGAATGCTATTTGTTTATGGGGAGCTAGATCCATGGGGTGCAACTCAAATTAACCTGAATGGTAAAAAGGATAATTTGAAGATGGTAGTTGAAAATGGTTCGCATGCTGTTCGGATAAAGCATCTGTCGAATGATCAAAAGGAATTGGTTTACGCGGCCCTTAAGAAATGGGTTGGAGTGGATATTCCTGTTGAAACAGTTTTGCAAGGAAAGTAA
- a CDS encoding TonB-dependent receptor has product MKKVLLMAIVAMVTPLLAIAQFQLSGKVTDKQSNQLLAGASVALKGTQIGTQTTAAGTFQFKKVKNGKYLLQISFVGYQTIDQPIDLTNDQTIDIKLERRNIVTEEVVVRSTRATANTGTTFKNISKQDLEKQNLGQDLPFLLNQTPAVVVTSDAGNGIGYTGIRIRGSDASRTNITINGIPLNDAESQGTFLVNLPDFASSVENIQIQRGIGTSTNGVGAFGASINIQTNTLNEKPYAEVASSGGSFGSVKNTLKLGTGLIGKFAVDGRLSMINSNGFIDRGSSNLRSFFLSGGYYGNKSLLKLNVISGKEKTYQAWNGIPEAKLFGDQNLLQEHYDRNTGYDGAMYNTKEDSLNLFQSNPRTYNYFTYDNQTDNYRQDHYQAFYTHAISDNLNLNLGLHYTHGEGYYEEYKYNATLADYGLNNVVIGGETITNSNLIRQKWLNNDFYGTVFSLEYIPVNKLALTFGGAYNRYRGNHYGKVIWAEYASNSNPDNRYYDNDAAKNDFNIYSKANYRIYNQLNAFLDLQYRRINYSFLGYDQELNNVQQNAILNFFNPKVGFNYQFDDYNNAYISYAHTGKEPSRDEYIKSTPTSRPKAEKLSNIELGYRNQTSARNLGLIFYYMKYRDQLILTGQINDVGEAIRVNTPDSYRAGVEFDGSFKLTNFLTWNLNAALSTNKVKNFTEYVTNYDTEEIDEIYYKRTDIAYSPDFIAGTQFNFIPFKNFNVGLSGKYVSKQYLDNTSSSNRSLGSFFVTDLLLSYNLQFKGIKNLAFTLMANNLFNAKYEANGYTWGYISGGKQIIENFYFPQSGTNVLVGINLKF; this is encoded by the coding sequence ATGAAGAAAGTTTTACTAATGGCCATTGTAGCCATGGTAACGCCATTATTGGCAATTGCTCAATTTCAGTTGAGTGGGAAAGTAACTGACAAACAATCAAACCAGTTATTAGCAGGTGCAAGTGTTGCGCTTAAAGGAACCCAAATTGGCACACAAACAACGGCTGCCGGAACTTTTCAATTCAAAAAGGTAAAAAACGGAAAATATTTACTTCAAATTTCATTCGTAGGTTACCAAACGATTGACCAACCAATAGACTTAACTAATGACCAAACTATTGACATAAAACTTGAGAGAAGAAATATAGTTACAGAGGAGGTAGTAGTCCGTTCGACACGAGCTACAGCAAATACAGGCACAACGTTTAAAAACATTTCTAAGCAAGACCTTGAGAAGCAAAATTTAGGTCAAGATTTACCCTTCCTTTTAAATCAAACTCCTGCAGTAGTGGTAACATCTGATGCAGGTAATGGCATTGGCTACACCGGCATCCGGATTAGGGGAAGTGATGCTTCTCGTACCAACATCACCATTAATGGAATCCCTTTAAATGACGCTGAGTCACAAGGGACATTCCTGGTTAATTTACCGGATTTCGCCTCATCGGTTGAAAATATTCAGATTCAACGAGGAATAGGAACATCTACAAACGGAGTTGGGGCATTTGGAGCCAGCATCAACATACAAACCAATACCTTAAATGAAAAACCTTATGCCGAAGTGGCTAGTTCGGGCGGTTCATTCGGCTCGGTGAAAAATACGTTAAAATTGGGCACTGGTTTAATTGGCAAATTTGCAGTTGATGGCCGCTTGTCTATGATAAACTCTAATGGTTTTATTGACCGCGGATCATCAAATCTTCGTTCATTTTTTCTTTCAGGTGGATACTACGGCAATAAAAGCTTGCTAAAACTTAACGTGATTTCTGGTAAAGAAAAAACCTATCAGGCTTGGAATGGTATACCAGAAGCAAAGCTTTTTGGCGACCAAAACTTATTACAAGAACATTATGACCGAAATACCGGTTACGACGGAGCAATGTATAACACTAAAGAAGATTCACTGAATTTGTTCCAATCAAACCCTAGAACCTATAATTATTTTACTTACGATAATCAAACAGATAATTACCGTCAGGACCATTACCAGGCGTTCTATACACATGCAATAAGTGACAATTTGAATCTGAACTTAGGTCTACATTACACACATGGAGAAGGTTATTACGAAGAATATAAATACAATGCTACTCTTGCTGATTATGGGTTAAACAATGTTGTTATCGGAGGAGAAACCATTACCAATTCAAACCTAATCCGCCAGAAATGGCTAAACAACGATTTCTATGGAACCGTTTTCTCGCTGGAGTATATTCCAGTGAATAAACTTGCTTTAACCTTCGGAGGTGCTTATAATCGATACAGAGGCAATCATTACGGCAAAGTAATTTGGGCAGAGTACGCGTCAAACAGCAATCCTGACAACCGATATTATGATAACGATGCAGCCAAAAACGACTTTAACATTTATAGCAAAGCAAATTACAGAATCTACAATCAGTTAAATGCATTCTTAGATTTGCAATACCGCCGTATAAATTATTCATTTTTAGGTTATGACCAGGAATTAAACAATGTTCAGCAAAATGCAATATTAAATTTCTTTAATCCGAAAGTTGGCTTTAATTATCAGTTTGATGATTATAACAATGCTTATATCTCCTACGCCCATACAGGCAAGGAGCCTTCAAGAGATGAGTACATCAAATCTACTCCAACAAGTAGACCTAAAGCCGAAAAACTAAGCAACATTGAACTGGGTTACCGCAATCAAACTTCAGCACGCAACTTGGGTCTGATTTTCTATTACATGAAATACAGGGATCAGCTTATTCTAACCGGACAAATTAATGATGTAGGAGAGGCTATAAGAGTGAACACCCCTGATAGTTACCGCGCTGGAGTGGAATTCGATGGCAGCTTTAAGCTTACCAACTTCTTAACCTGGAATTTGAATGCTGCTTTGAGCACCAATAAGGTTAAAAACTTTACAGAGTATGTTACTAATTATGACACTGAAGAAATAGATGAAATTTATTATAAAAGAACCGACATCGCCTATTCTCCTGACTTCATTGCAGGAACCCAATTTAACTTCATTCCGTTTAAAAATTTCAACGTTGGACTGTCCGGAAAATACGTGAGCAAACAATACCTTGATAATACCTCAAGTTCGAATCGTTCTCTTGGCTCTTTCTTTGTAACTGACTTATTATTAAGCTATAATTTACAATTCAAAGGAATCAAGAATCTCGCCTTTACTTTAATGGCAAATAATCTATTTAATGCAAAGTATGAGGCCAATGGATATACCTGGGGCTATATTTCAGGAGGAAAGCAAATTATAGAAAACTTTTATTTCCCTCAATCAGGCACTAATGTACTAGTGGGAATCAACCTTAAGTTTTAA
- a CDS encoding DinB family protein: MFRTIDDFVTAWNLEVEITETLFRQITDQALNQKSYDDGRAMNQLVWHIAASVPEILNRAGMELNELDGDAEAPTRADELRIAYSKTAEQAVKQVSGKWLDSDLESVVGMYGEQWTKGKVLTVLLLHQTHHRGQLTVLMRQAGLIVTGVYGPAKEEWSLMGLTAAK, translated from the coding sequence ATGTTCAGAACTATTGATGATTTTGTTACTGCCTGGAACCTGGAAGTTGAAATTACTGAAACCTTGTTTCGCCAAATTACAGACCAAGCCTTAAATCAGAAATCCTATGACGATGGCAGAGCCATGAACCAATTGGTATGGCACATTGCAGCCAGTGTTCCCGAAATATTAAATCGGGCAGGCATGGAACTCAACGAGCTTGATGGTGACGCTGAAGCCCCTACAAGAGCCGATGAACTTAGAATTGCTTATTCGAAAACTGCAGAACAAGCCGTTAAACAAGTAAGCGGAAAATGGCTGGATTCTGATCTTGAATCTGTAGTGGGAATGTACGGAGAGCAGTGGACCAAAGGAAAGGTACTCACCGTTCTATTACTACATCAAACACATCATCGCGGACAGCTAACTGTACTTATGCGTCAGGCAGGACTAATTGTTACTGGAGTTTATGGCCCGGCAAAAGAAGAATGGTCATTAATGGGATTGACAGCCGCAAAATAA
- the thiE gene encoding thiamine phosphate synthase, which produces MKKHIEKFHYLTLDMDHFSHIQQVEMACQAGAKWIQYRTKNKRSTEEWIAEARQIANICDDWGTSLIVCSNVDVVEIVEDTQGIHIEMADISVAEAREILGDTKIIGGSAHNFEQVKAIYHSGADYVGLGPYKPTSTIKYNTDYLSLDDYRSIIEQMNEEGIDLPVIAAGGIKPEHVEDLMKTGIHGVAVCSAINQAEDPAEVYKEIYNKLY; this is translated from the coding sequence ATGAAAAAACACATAGAAAAGTTTCATTACCTAACTCTTGACATGGACCATTTCAGCCACATACAGCAAGTTGAGATGGCCTGCCAGGCAGGAGCTAAATGGATTCAATACAGAACTAAGAACAAACGCTCAACCGAAGAATGGATTGCAGAAGCTCGACAGATTGCCAATATCTGCGATGATTGGGGTACTTCCCTAATAGTTTGCTCAAATGTAGACGTTGTAGAAATTGTTGAAGATACTCAAGGAATACATATTGAGATGGCAGATATTTCTGTTGCTGAAGCTAGAGAGATTCTGGGCGACACCAAAATTATTGGAGGTTCGGCCCATAACTTTGAGCAAGTAAAAGCTATTTATCACTCTGGAGCTGACTATGTTGGCCTTGGCCCGTATAAGCCAACCTCAACCATAAAGTATAATACAGATTATTTATCATTAGATGACTATCGTTCAATCATTGAACAAATGAACGAGGAAGGGATTGACCTGCCTGTAATTGCAGCAGGAGGTATAAAACCTGAGCATGTTGAGGATTTGATGAAAACCGGCATACATGGTGTAGCGGTTTGTTCAGCGATTAATCAAGCAGAAGATCCAGCCGAAGTGTATAAAGAGATTTACAATAAACTTTATTAA
- a CDS encoding alpha/beta hydrolase has protein sequence MRIINRFLLLLMFSACLSACKKDLIEPPETSGREATQFIDVVYGNAAEQKYDIHLPKGRNVQTKVMVFLHGGSWRDEDKSQYTEILKYFVDQGIAVVNMNYRLAKASDDKFPVQMDDIRMAIDHVLVNSDQFVVSDNIALVGSSAGGHLALLYAYAYDEFKNVKAVAALSAPTDFVQAAGSGNNQAIATIQYFLGVSYSNDPDLWRNTSPYWKATSQSAPTMLFVGAKDVIVLPIQSISLQQRLNSFGIKNELVSYPNEGHVWGGASLDDTRKKIVEWMNENMD, from the coding sequence ATGAGAATAATAAATAGGTTTTTGCTGCTTTTAATGTTTTCTGCATGTCTTAGCGCTTGTAAAAAAGATCTAATTGAACCTCCTGAGACATCGGGTCGAGAAGCGACTCAGTTTATTGATGTGGTTTACGGTAATGCTGCAGAGCAAAAGTATGATATCCATTTGCCCAAGGGCCGCAATGTGCAAACTAAGGTGATGGTGTTTTTACATGGGGGCAGTTGGCGAGATGAAGATAAGAGTCAGTATACCGAGATATTAAAGTATTTTGTTGATCAGGGGATTGCCGTTGTAAATATGAATTATCGTTTGGCAAAGGCTAGCGATGATAAATTTCCGGTACAGATGGATGATATCCGGATGGCTATTGATCATGTACTTGTAAATAGTGATCAATTTGTGGTATCGGATAATATTGCCTTGGTAGGTAGCAGTGCCGGGGGGCATTTAGCTTTATTATACGCCTATGCTTATGATGAGTTTAAAAATGTTAAAGCTGTAGCCGCTTTATCGGCCCCAACTGATTTTGTGCAGGCTGCTGGCTCAGGTAACAATCAGGCAATTGCGACCATACAATATTTTCTTGGTGTGTCATATTCCAATGACCCTGATCTTTGGAGGAATACTAGCCCATATTGGAAGGCCACATCTCAATCAGCGCCCACAATGTTGTTCGTGGGGGCAAAAGATGTGATTGTTCTTCCAATACAGAGTATTAGCTTGCAGCAGCGATTAAACAGCTTTGGAATAAAGAATGAATTGGTAAGTTATCCAAATGAAGGACATGTTTGGGGTGGAGCCAGTTTGGATGATACCCGAAAAAAGATAGTGGAATGGATGAATGAGAATATGGATTAA
- a CDS encoding alpha/beta hydrolase encodes MKTSLPLPIIAFLLSVLSACSSISRNETYTEMPLQILKNLKYGTDPSQTFDLLMPVERTEKTKVIIFLHGGSWKKGDKSDYTPALRLFAQRGFVIVNMNYRLADKDKNKFPAQMDDITSAIHMLEKMANEWGIPMNSIGLAGHSAGAHLALLYSYNFNTTGKIKAVAALAPVSDLVAAGRSANKTYISPIVNFLGKKFTQDSTLWATASPYWMATSTSVPTILFHGTIDKIVPFSQSEKLDERLESLKVPAKLIKYNAGHVWMGNDLANTRENFIKWMDMYLH; translated from the coding sequence ATGAAAACATCCTTACCTCTCCCTATTATTGCTTTTTTGTTGTCGGTCCTGAGCGCTTGCAGCAGTATAAGTCGTAACGAGACGTATACGGAAATGCCTTTGCAAATTCTTAAGAATTTGAAGTATGGAACCGATCCTTCACAAACATTTGATTTGCTTATGCCAGTTGAACGCACTGAAAAAACGAAGGTAATAATCTTTCTACATGGAGGCTCCTGGAAAAAGGGGGATAAATCAGATTATACCCCAGCTCTCCGATTGTTTGCCCAACGCGGTTTTGTTATTGTGAATATGAATTACCGATTGGCCGACAAAGATAAGAATAAGTTTCCGGCACAGATGGATGACATTACTTCAGCTATTCATATGTTGGAAAAGATGGCGAATGAATGGGGAATTCCTATGAATAGTATTGGCTTGGCAGGGCATAGCGCAGGAGCGCATTTGGCTTTATTGTACAGTTATAATTTTAATACCACCGGCAAAATAAAAGCTGTAGCCGCTTTAGCGCCGGTATCAGATTTGGTAGCAGCAGGCCGCTCAGCCAATAAAACCTATATAAGTCCTATTGTAAACTTTTTGGGTAAAAAGTTTACTCAAGATTCTACTTTGTGGGCAACAGCCAGTCCTTATTGGATGGCTACTTCTACTTCGGTTCCAACGATACTCTTTCATGGTACGATTGATAAAATAGTACCTTTTAGTCAAAGTGAGAAGTTGGATGAACGCTTAGAAAGTCTAAAAGTTCCAGCTAAATTGATTAAATACAATGCTGGTCATGTTTGGATGGGAAATGATTTGGCTAATACACGCGAAAACTTTATTAAATGGATGGATATGTACTTGCATTAG
- a CDS encoding thiamine pyrophosphokinase has product MSSHHIVREKQEPALIIYSNEGFNEEYLGQLLEWSPTVFVYEEEHDYLLSTGIKIDVLFTRNDKNIPEIQELTRIIELNPYSIETALELLIEEEYPSVNIIGPATLLPQLANYIDKIDLVLFDHQLKIFPVKTHLDKWYASGETITIINFNSENDFSIRGAKALNNITFTTITNGIVTITTSKSPIFVAEQIA; this is encoded by the coding sequence ATGTCATCACATCATATAGTCAGAGAGAAGCAGGAGCCAGCATTAATTATTTACAGCAACGAAGGCTTTAATGAAGAGTATTTAGGACAACTATTGGAATGGAGTCCAACGGTTTTTGTGTATGAAGAAGAGCATGACTATCTGTTATCTACTGGCATTAAAATAGATGTTTTGTTTACCCGTAATGATAAAAATATACCTGAAATTCAAGAACTCACCCGAATAATTGAACTTAATCCTTATTCCATAGAAACTGCTCTCGAACTTCTTATTGAAGAAGAGTATCCATCGGTAAATATTATTGGTCCGGCAACTTTACTACCTCAGCTTGCAAATTACATTGATAAGATAGATTTGGTTTTGTTTGATCATCAACTCAAAATTTTTCCAGTGAAAACTCATCTTGATAAGTGGTATGCTTCGGGCGAAACAATTACAATCATAAATTTTAACTCTGAAAATGACTTCTCCATTAGAGGAGCCAAAGCCCTTAACAATATAACATTTACAACTATAACCAACGGTATTGTGACAATCACAACATCTAAATCCCCTATTTTTGTAGCTGAACAAATAGCATAA
- a CDS encoding GNAT family N-acetyltransferase, translating into MKLIFKIASTTDIPEIISIADRTWKQTYRGIISDAQIEFMYSNNYTAEAIANQINDGHIYALAFEGDIALGFASYSQPAQDIVRIHKLYVLPDTQGKGVGRFLIDSVSEQAKTLGASILELNVNRYNKAKVFYEKIGFEISQEVDIPYGDFVLNDYVMRRPIV; encoded by the coding sequence ATGAAACTTATTTTCAAAATTGCCTCAACAACTGATATTCCTGAAATAATTTCTATTGCAGACCGTACCTGGAAGCAAACGTACAGAGGCATTATATCTGATGCTCAAATCGAGTTCATGTATAGCAATAATTATACTGCCGAGGCTATTGCCAATCAAATAAATGACGGACATATATATGCTTTAGCCTTTGAAGGAGATATTGCATTAGGCTTTGCCTCATACTCGCAACCAGCGCAGGATATTGTTAGAATTCATAAATTATATGTATTGCCCGATACTCAAGGAAAAGGTGTAGGTAGATTTCTGATTGACTCAGTTAGTGAACAAGCCAAAACATTAGGAGCATCAATTTTAGAATTAAACGTAAACCGATATAATAAGGCTAAAGTATTTTATGAAAAAATCGGCTTTGAAATAAGCCAGGAAGTTGATATTCCGTATGGAGATTTTGTACTAAACGATTATGTAATGCGCAGACCAATCGTTTAA
- a CDS encoding outer membrane beta-barrel protein — protein MKEKKSVDELLKQGLEPDTPAVFNEQQWYLLEKRLDKHDRNKRTMLWLGVAGGIAASLLLILGLFKLFTPDNFQEPRIVKQQKVGDGKSASSNIPGKGQISRGTASNTTKEDKELNVSNSQQVKLGTNELFLLKTDSSKINELTNITSISNKTALVDTGKSKKPEMSLGNEMQSNSISSIAQSSFKDAKKTSDFGRFTFSVGAAPALNGVNSFKDASFGGDFGIGVSMSLSKRWSVSTGAVYAKMVYSTGFENYKPSNPLSFNYSPQSIDADCRVLDIPLNLHYKVLDKNKNRITLGAGLSSYIMLREEYKFNYAYSSPSDPKYYEVNNQNKHWFSVANFQLQYDRKISPTTSIGIQPFVKVPLDGVGYSQVKLQSVGVAVKFNFDLNKNKKTTKGN, from the coding sequence ATGAAAGAAAAAAAGTCTGTAGACGAATTATTGAAGCAAGGGCTTGAGCCAGATACTCCTGCTGTTTTCAATGAACAGCAATGGTACCTGCTTGAGAAACGGTTGGATAAGCATGATCGTAATAAAAGAACAATGCTTTGGCTTGGCGTTGCAGGGGGGATTGCTGCTTCATTGCTTTTGATACTTGGCTTGTTTAAACTTTTTACCCCTGATAATTTTCAGGAACCACGTATTGTAAAACAACAAAAGGTAGGTGATGGGAAAAGTGCCAGTTCGAATATACCTGGAAAAGGACAGATTAGTAGAGGCACTGCATCAAATACAACGAAAGAGGATAAGGAGCTTAATGTATCCAATTCGCAACAAGTTAAGCTTGGCACAAATGAACTTTTCTTATTGAAAACTGATAGCTCGAAAATAAACGAGCTTACAAACATAACTTCGATAAGCAATAAAACCGCATTGGTAGATACTGGAAAAAGTAAAAAGCCAGAAATGAGTTTGGGTAACGAAATGCAAAGTAATAGTATTTCTTCGATTGCTCAGAGCAGTTTTAAAGATGCTAAGAAAACCAGTGATTTTGGACGTTTTACATTCTCGGTTGGAGCAGCCCCTGCATTAAATGGAGTCAATTCATTTAAAGACGCAAGTTTCGGTGGAGATTTTGGAATTGGGGTTTCCATGAGTTTAAGTAAGCGATGGAGTGTGAGTACAGGAGCTGTTTATGCTAAAATGGTGTATTCAACAGGGTTCGAAAATTACAAGCCCTCTAATCCATTATCATTTAATTACTCACCTCAATCTATCGATGCTGATTGTCGTGTATTGGATATTCCGTTAAACCTTCATTATAAAGTGTTGGATAAGAACAAGAATAGGATAACCCTGGGAGCAGGTTTGTCATCGTACATTATGTTGAGAGAAGAATATAAATTTAATTACGCTTATTCATCACCCTCAGATCCTAAGTATTATGAGGTAAATAACCAAAACAAACACTGGTTTAGTGTGGCAAATTTTCAATTGCAATACGATCGTAAAATTAGTCCAACTACCTCAATTGGAATTCAACCTTTTGTAAAGGTTCCATTAGATGGTGTAGGGTATTCTCAAGTTAAGCTGCAATCGGTAGGGGTAGCTGTAAAATTTAATTTTGATTTGAACAAAAATAAGAAGACCACAAAAGGCAATTAA
- a CDS encoding RNA polymerase sigma factor: MTDQQLKVLINGCVNNNRQSQRMLYETFYGFAMSICLRYAGNKYEADEIINEGFYKVFINIKKYDQSRPFKAWLRTIMQHSSIDYIRVNIKRVLEDDYEQAAMAEEAPMIEGKLAYEELLMLIQQLPAAYRAAFNLFVIDGYSHEEIAALLHISAGTSKSNLFKARMKLQKMILQYNEDVNGTTVNADYSQNMDH, from the coding sequence ATGACTGATCAGCAGTTGAAGGTTTTAATTAATGGCTGTGTGAATAACAACCGGCAGAGTCAACGGATGCTTTATGAAACATTCTATGGCTTTGCTATGAGCATATGTTTGCGTTATGCGGGCAATAAATACGAGGCAGACGAAATAATTAATGAAGGTTTTTACAAGGTATTTATCAATATAAAAAAATATGATCAGTCTCGACCATTTAAGGCATGGTTAAGAACTATTATGCAGCATTCTTCAATTGATTATATCAGGGTAAATATTAAACGAGTCCTGGAGGATGATTACGAACAAGCTGCAATGGCAGAGGAAGCGCCGATGATAGAAGGGAAACTGGCTTATGAGGAATTGTTGATGCTGATTCAGCAATTGCCAGCAGCTTATCGTGCAGCATTTAACCTCTTTGTAATTGATGGGTATTCTCATGAAGAAATTGCGGCATTATTACATATTTCGGCGGGGACCTCAAAGTCTAATTTGTTTAAGGCTCGGATGAAATTGCAAAAAATGATATTGCAATATAATGAGGATGTAAATGGAACTACAGTAAATGCAGATTATTCACAAAATATGGATCATTGA